One part of the Dyadobacter sp. 676 genome encodes these proteins:
- a CDS encoding DivIVA domain-containing protein yields MKISAIEIRKHTFEKIFRGYDPDEVDAFLNSLSQEWERFSSENNLLKMQLEYAEKELAKLKDIESTLFRTLKAAEDTSKLIEKEANENAEKRIEESRSAANELVAEAEQRTNLIIRQTEERLAKFKEEFVQEVKIQERDFRAIENFRDNLIVQLSSLANSALETVERFEQKYDKESVLNKMEDIKKHIAEIEIPKKITFQPPVKMEVEETPAEPEAQVVLQDDKPEVVFEVAAEQEPEPQAVFEVDPELPEVVEPEAEISPVAATQEPEPVPAPEPVREEPVAFNRPRQTQKSAAEEAEEVLAEMHRVAEKARDSSTGINRPRENSQPKKSGGGSFFDQI; encoded by the coding sequence ATATCCGCTATTGAGATACGCAAGCACACTTTTGAAAAGATTTTCAGAGGTTATGACCCGGACGAAGTAGATGCTTTCCTGAACTCTTTGTCTCAGGAATGGGAGCGGTTTTCAAGCGAAAACAACTTGCTGAAGATGCAGCTGGAATACGCGGAGAAGGAATTGGCGAAGTTGAAAGATATCGAATCGACCCTTTTCAGAACCCTGAAAGCAGCGGAGGATACCAGCAAGTTAATCGAGAAAGAAGCCAACGAAAATGCGGAAAAACGAATAGAAGAATCGCGTTCGGCGGCGAATGAACTGGTGGCGGAAGCGGAACAGCGGACGAACCTGATCATCAGGCAGACGGAGGAGCGGCTGGCGAAGTTCAAGGAAGAATTTGTACAGGAGGTGAAGATCCAGGAACGCGATTTCCGGGCTATCGAAAACTTCCGCGATAACCTTATCGTGCAGCTCAGCTCGCTCGCGAACAGCGCGCTGGAAACCGTTGAACGTTTCGAGCAGAAATACGACAAAGAATCGGTCCTCAACAAAATGGAGGACATTAAAAAGCATATCGCGGAAATCGAAATTCCGAAGAAAATCACATTCCAGCCACCTGTGAAAATGGAGGTGGAAGAAACGCCTGCGGAACCCGAGGCGCAGGTGGTGTTGCAGGACGACAAGCCGGAGGTGGTCTTTGAAGTAGCGGCAGAACAGGAGCCTGAACCGCAAGCGGTTTTTGAAGTAGATCCTGAACTGCCCGAGGTCGTTGAGCCGGAAGCGGAAATATCGCCCGTCGCGGCAACGCAGGAACCCGAGCCGGTACCTGCTCCCGAGCCAGTCCGTGAAGAACCGGTTGCCTTCAACAGACCGAGGCAAACGCAGAAAAGTGCTGCCGAAGAGGCCGAAGAGGTGCTCGCTGAAATGCATCGCGTGGCGGAGAAGGCCAGGGATTCTTCGACGGGGATTAACCGGCCGAGAGAAAACAGCCAGCCAAAAAAATCGGGCGGCGGTTCATTTTTTGATCAAATCTAG
- the folB gene encoding dihydroneopterin aldolase, translating to MGTISLEGLEFFAYHGYYPEEQRIGNKYALDITITTDFFRAAQHDKLSETVNYETIYQLTAKVMKEPARLLEHIGFNVIEKIREHYPTVEKITVKVSKFNPPIGGVCTRAVITMEG from the coding sequence TTGGGAACGATCAGTCTCGAAGGACTCGAATTTTTTGCTTACCACGGCTATTATCCCGAAGAACAACGCATCGGAAACAAGTATGCCCTGGATATTACCATTACCACCGACTTTTTTCGTGCCGCCCAGCACGATAAGCTGAGTGAGACCGTCAATTACGAAACCATTTACCAGCTCACGGCTAAGGTCATGAAAGAGCCGGCCAGGCTTTTGGAACATATTGGTTTTAATGTAATCGAGAAAATCCGGGAGCATTACCCGACGGTCGAGAAAATCACTGTGAAAGTCTCGAAATTCAACCCGCCGATAGGAGGGGTTTGTACCCGGGCGGTGATCACAATGGAAGGATAA
- a CDS encoding saccharopine dehydrogenase family protein — MDRPSYLCRKFKTIKMSKVLIIGAGGVGSVVAHKCALNSNVFTEIMLASRTKAKCDKIAAEIKEMHGVTIQTAQVDADIVAETVLLIKRFQPKVLINVALPYQDLTIMEACLETGVHYLDTANYEPKDVAKFEYSWQWAYQERFKEAGLMAVLGCGFDPGATQVFTAYAAKHHFDEMHYLDIIDCNAGDHGKAFATNFNPEINIREITQPGRYWENGEWVEIPAMSIHKPIDYPGIGPKESYVLYHEELESLVKNFPTLKRARFWMTFGQAYITHLNVLQNVGMTSIQPIKFNGIDIVPLEFLKAVLPAPDTLGENYSGQTSIGCQIKGIKDGEEKTYYVWNNCDHAECYREVRAQAVSYTTGVPAMIGAMLMLTNDEWMKPGVYNVEELNPDPFMELLNIHGLPWHEAVNIELPHEY; from the coding sequence ATTGACCGGCCGTCCTATCTTTGCCGGAAATTTAAAACTATTAAAATGTCCAAGGTTCTTATCATTGGCGCAGGCGGTGTCGGTAGTGTCGTGGCACACAAATGCGCATTGAACAGCAATGTTTTCACCGAAATAATGCTCGCCAGCCGCACCAAGGCGAAATGTGATAAAATAGCAGCCGAAATCAAGGAAATGCACGGGGTAACCATCCAGACCGCACAGGTGGATGCCGATATCGTGGCCGAAACGGTGTTGCTTATCAAGCGTTTCCAGCCCAAAGTGCTTATCAATGTGGCGCTGCCTTACCAGGATCTGACGATCATGGAGGCCTGCCTGGAAACCGGCGTGCATTACCTGGATACCGCCAATTACGAACCGAAAGACGTTGCGAAATTCGAATACAGCTGGCAATGGGCTTACCAGGAACGCTTCAAAGAGGCGGGTCTGATGGCCGTCCTCGGCTGTGGTTTCGACCCGGGCGCTACACAAGTCTTCACCGCCTACGCCGCCAAGCACCATTTCGACGAAATGCATTACCTGGACATCATCGATTGTAACGCGGGCGATCACGGCAAGGCATTCGCGACGAACTTCAACCCTGAAATCAACATCCGCGAGATCACCCAGCCGGGCCGCTATTGGGAAAACGGCGAATGGGTCGAAATCCCCGCGATGTCCATCCATAAACCGATCGATTACCCCGGCATCGGCCCGAAAGAGAGCTACGTGCTTTACCACGAAGAACTCGAATCGCTCGTGAAAAACTTCCCTACGCTGAAACGCGCTCGTTTCTGGATGACTTTCGGACAGGCCTACATTACGCATTTGAACGTGCTGCAAAATGTAGGTATGACAAGCATCCAGCCGATCAAATTCAACGGTATCGACATCGTTCCCCTCGAATTCCTGAAAGCGGTATTGCCTGCGCCCGATACTTTGGGCGAGAACTATTCCGGCCAGACGTCCATTGGTTGCCAGATCAAGGGTATCAAGGACGGTGAAGAAAAGACCTATTATGTTTGGAACAACTGCGATCATGCCGAATGCTACCGTGAGGTGCGCGCGCAGGCTGTGAGCTACACGACCGGCGTTCCCGCGATGATCGGCGCAATGCTGATGCTGACGAACGACGAGTGGATGAAGCCGGGCGTTTATAATGTAGAAGAACTGAACCCGGATCCTTTCATGGAATTGCTGAATATTCACGGCTTGCCATGGCATGAAGCGGTGAACATCGAGCTTCCCCACGAATACTAA
- a CDS encoding PQQ-dependent sugar dehydrogenase, translated as MKAILRLTLIHLAFAVAVFACKSDDPETPDDPELPEHTIDSKDVFPALTFSQPVDLVQAPGDSSRFFVVEQGGVIKVFSNAENVSSSATFLDINSKVRSGGERGLLGLAFHPDFKTNGYFFVNYTSGTPLKTVIARYKATSPTQADPNSEAVLFTFNQPYDNHNGGSMQFGRDGYLYIATGDGGSGGDPQNNAQNLKSYLGKILRVDVNGKAKGNYSIPADNPFVAGTTGNLPEIYAYGLRNPWRISFDMGGDKLFAGDVGQNEREEIDIIVKGGNYGWRMKEGVDCYNPSSNCNAEGLIDPVHDYDQNDGDRSITGGYVYRGAAIPALAGKYIYGDYISGRIWALELDGDTRKSNTLIMEGKGNISSFGQDISGEVYYLNYGQGKVMKVVNGNLN; from the coding sequence ATGAAAGCCATACTTCGCCTCACGCTCATTCATCTCGCATTTGCCGTTGCGGTATTCGCCTGCAAATCCGATGATCCCGAAACGCCCGATGACCCTGAACTTCCGGAGCATACCATTGATTCCAAAGATGTTTTCCCCGCACTGACATTCAGCCAGCCGGTAGACCTCGTTCAGGCTCCCGGTGATAGCAGCCGGTTTTTCGTCGTCGAGCAAGGTGGCGTGATCAAAGTGTTTTCCAATGCTGAAAATGTCTCTTCCAGCGCCACTTTTCTGGATATTAATAGCAAGGTACGATCGGGTGGTGAGCGTGGTTTACTAGGCCTGGCATTTCACCCGGACTTCAAAACCAATGGCTACTTCTTCGTCAATTACACTTCCGGTACACCTTTGAAAACCGTCATAGCGCGTTACAAAGCCACCAGTCCCACGCAGGCCGATCCGAATAGCGAAGCTGTTTTATTCACGTTCAACCAACCTTACGATAATCACAATGGCGGCTCTATGCAGTTTGGCAGGGACGGATACCTCTACATTGCCACCGGCGATGGCGGTAGCGGTGGCGATCCGCAGAACAATGCACAGAACCTGAAAAGTTACCTGGGCAAAATACTGCGCGTAGATGTGAACGGAAAGGCAAAAGGTAATTACAGCATCCCGGCCGACAACCCGTTCGTGGCCGGCACTACGGGCAATCTACCCGAAATCTATGCTTACGGCCTTCGTAACCCCTGGCGTATTAGTTTCGACATGGGTGGCGATAAGCTCTTCGCAGGCGATGTAGGTCAGAATGAGCGGGAAGAGATCGACATCATCGTCAAAGGTGGTAACTACGGCTGGCGCATGAAAGAAGGCGTCGATTGCTACAACCCGTCTTCCAACTGCAATGCCGAGGGGCTTATCGACCCCGTACACGACTACGATCAGAATGATGGCGACCGCTCTATTACCGGTGGTTATGTATATCGCGGAGCAGCCATTCCGGCACTGGCGGGCAAGTACATTTACGGCGATTACATCAGCGGGCGTATCTGGGCACTCGAACTCGACGGCGACACCCGCAAAAGCAACACGCTGATCATGGAAGGCAAGGGAAATATCTCGTCTTTCGGGCAGGATATCAGCGGGGAAGTGTACTATCTGAATTACGGCCAGGGCAAAGTGATGAAGGTGGTTAACGGAAATTTAAATTGA
- a CDS encoding nucleotide pyrophosphatase/phosphodiesterase family protein — protein sequence MNKTVVIDIVGLSANLIGEHTPFLDAYVKKRHLTPIKPVLPAVTTTSQSTYVTGKWPAENGIVGNGWYDREDSEIKFWKQSNKLVQGDKIWDNARKVDPNFTVSKMFWWYNMYSTADWSVTPRPQYHADGVKAPDCYSYPPELRDELQAELGQFPLFNFWGPNANIKSTRWIADASMSVERKHNPTLTLIYLPHLDYCLQKFGPDFSKISKDLNEIDNVVKDLIQFYEARNSKIILLSEYGINAVDNPIHINRILRNEGLISVRVERWYELLDAGASKAFAVSDHQIAHVYLNDPSVKERVMQVLKQTPGIDLVLDKSAQKDYHIDHERSGDIVVVAKPDSWFTYYYWIDDAKAPDYAHLVDIHRKPGYDPVEMFMDPKNPLIKLRAGYKLARKLLGFRYLMDVIPLDATLVKGSHGSINIPKEYYPVIVTDQPAEKPELEAVDVYDVIWKHLI from the coding sequence ATGAATAAAACCGTAGTTATAGATATTGTAGGCCTAAGCGCCAACCTGATCGGCGAGCATACGCCGTTTCTGGATGCTTATGTCAAAAAACGCCATTTGACGCCCATTAAACCGGTGCTTCCGGCCGTTACTACTACTTCCCAAAGCACTTATGTGACCGGCAAGTGGCCCGCCGAGAACGGCATCGTAGGCAATGGCTGGTACGATCGTGAGGATTCGGAGATCAAATTCTGGAAACAGTCCAACAAACTCGTGCAGGGCGACAAGATTTGGGATAATGCACGGAAAGTAGACCCGAATTTTACCGTTTCGAAGATGTTCTGGTGGTATAATATGTACTCCACCGCCGACTGGTCAGTAACGCCCCGCCCGCAATACCATGCCGATGGCGTAAAAGCCCCCGACTGCTACTCCTATCCGCCCGAGCTGCGCGACGAACTGCAAGCCGAACTCGGCCAGTTCCCGCTGTTCAATTTCTGGGGACCGAATGCGAACATCAAATCCACCCGCTGGATCGCCGACGCTTCGATGTCGGTCGAGAGAAAGCACAACCCCACGCTGACGCTCATTTACCTGCCGCATCTGGATTATTGTCTGCAAAAATTCGGGCCGGATTTTTCGAAGATCAGCAAGGATCTGAATGAAATCGATAACGTTGTCAAAGATCTCATTCAATTCTACGAAGCGCGCAATTCGAAGATCATCCTGCTTTCGGAATATGGTATCAACGCAGTGGATAACCCGATCCATATCAACCGCATTCTCCGCAACGAAGGCCTGATTTCCGTGCGCGTGGAACGCTGGTACGAGCTGCTCGACGCGGGTGCTTCCAAAGCATTCGCCGTTTCCGATCATCAGATCGCGCATGTTTACCTCAATGACCCTTCCGTGAAAGAGCGGGTGATGCAGGTCTTGAAGCAGACGCCCGGCATTGATCTGGTACTCGATAAATCAGCTCAGAAAGACTATCACATCGATCATGAACGCTCCGGCGACATTGTAGTTGTAGCCAAACCCGACAGCTGGTTTACCTACTATTACTGGATAGACGACGCCAAAGCACCTGATTACGCGCATTTGGTGGACATTCACCGTAAGCCGGGTTACGATCCGGTGGAGATGTTTATGGACCCGAAAAATCCATTGATTAAGCTGCGGGCGGGCTACAAGTTAGCGCGAAAACTGCTTGGATTCAGATACTTGATGGACGTGATCCCATTAGATGCCACATTGGTAAAAGGCTCACATGGCAGCATTAACATTCCCAAAGAATATTACCCGGTTATCGTCACCGACCAGCCTGCTGAAAAGCCGGAACTGGAAGCGGTGGATGTCTATGACGTAATCTGGAAACACCTGATTTAA
- the eboE gene encoding metabolite traffic protein EboE has product MITPYGHLTYCSNIHPGEKWEDHFRSLRESIPYIREQLAPGKPFGLGLRVANEASIELSKPEVLREFKTWLAGHGIYVFVINGFPYGGFHNTRVKDDVHTPDWTTADRLAYTKRLFNILAALLPADMHGGVSTPPLSYRLWWKTEAEKQQATEKATDHILELLDELIRIEKETGKFLHLDIEPEPDGILDNTEDFVTWYTNVLLPKGTIYLVEKYGIDGEAAQSLILKHIQLCYDICHAAVGFEKPEDILDSLNEYGIQVGRIQISSALKVNYTSEKEVKRKAIETFDEPVYLHQVVVRHNDGHFTHYPDLREALTDWDETHEEWRVHFHVPLFVNTYGVLDSTQGDIVQTLALQKENPFSAYLEVETYTWGVLPEDMQKPIGESIVRELEWVKKVLNYE; this is encoded by the coding sequence ATGATCACGCCTTACGGACACCTTACCTATTGCAGCAATATACATCCCGGCGAGAAATGGGAAGACCATTTCCGGTCGCTGCGCGAGAGCATTCCTTACATCCGCGAGCAGCTCGCGCCCGGCAAGCCTTTCGGGCTGGGCCTGCGAGTAGCAAATGAAGCGTCTATAGAACTCAGCAAACCGGAGGTTTTGCGGGAATTCAAAACGTGGCTTGCCGGACATGGTATTTATGTATTCGTGATCAACGGCTTCCCTTACGGCGGTTTCCACAACACCCGCGTGAAGGACGACGTGCATACACCCGACTGGACCACCGCCGACCGCCTCGCATACACCAAACGCCTTTTCAACATCCTGGCCGCATTGCTGCCCGCCGATATGCACGGTGGCGTGTCTACGCCCCCATTGTCCTACCGGCTTTGGTGGAAAACCGAGGCTGAAAAGCAACAGGCCACCGAAAAGGCCACCGATCACATCCTGGAACTGCTCGACGAACTGATCCGCATCGAAAAGGAAACCGGCAAATTCCTGCATCTGGACATCGAGCCCGAGCCCGACGGTATTCTCGACAATACCGAAGATTTCGTGACGTGGTATACTAATGTGCTGCTTCCGAAAGGCACTATTTATTTGGTAGAAAAATACGGTATCGACGGCGAAGCCGCGCAATCGCTGATTTTGAAACACATCCAGCTGTGCTACGACATTTGCCATGCCGCGGTTGGTTTCGAAAAACCGGAAGATATTCTCGATTCGCTCAATGAATATGGCATTCAGGTCGGCCGCATTCAGATAAGTTCGGCTTTGAAAGTGAATTATACGAGTGAAAAAGAGGTAAAACGCAAGGCTATCGAAACCTTCGACGAGCCGGTGTACCTGCACCAGGTGGTAGTCCGCCACAACGACGGCCATTTTACGCATTATCCTGATTTACGGGAAGCATTGACCGACTGGGACGAAACCCACGAAGAATGGCGCGTGCATTTCCACGTTCCGCTGTTTGTGAATACCTACGGCGTGCTCGATTCTACCCAGGGGGATATTGTCCAAACATTGGCATTGCAAAAAGAGAACCCATTCTCGGCCTATCTGGAAGTGGAAACCTATACCTGGGGAGTATTGCCGGAAGACATGCAAAAACCGATCGGCGAATCCATCGTGCGCGAGCTAGAATGGGTGAAGAAAGTTTTGAATTATGAATAA
- a CDS encoding 3-dehydroquinate synthase, which yields MQTIKQRFQVEYNYAVFFTQHLFDAHNPLLKDFFQEYTEQGFQRKALVIVDEGFEQTQPDLKNNIRAYFAQNVQHIQLAPEIISVPGGEACKNDPSQFDKLVEAVDVFGIDRHSFVIGIGGGAVLDLVGYAAAVSHRGIKLIRIPTTVLAQNDSGVGVKNSINFHGKKNFLGTFAPPVAVFNDLTCLRTLDDRDWRGGVAEAIKVALIKDVTFFEWIEEHASAIANRDEEAMAYLIHRCAEMHTDHIAGGDPFEFGSSRPLDFGHWAAHKLEFLTNFQVRHGEAVAIGIALDCVYAHKIGMLAESDLNRILDVLAKVGFELYHPKLAENDKINLRNGLQEFREHLGGRLTIMLLEKIGKGVEVHELDADVIAQSVDHLESSKIIPA from the coding sequence ATGCAAACCATAAAACAACGTTTCCAGGTGGAATACAATTATGCCGTATTCTTCACCCAACACCTTTTTGACGCCCATAACCCGCTACTGAAAGACTTTTTTCAAGAATATACCGAGCAGGGCTTTCAACGCAAGGCCCTTGTGATCGTGGACGAGGGGTTTGAACAGACACAGCCGGATTTAAAAAACAATATCCGCGCCTATTTCGCACAAAATGTGCAACATATCCAGCTCGCGCCCGAAATCATTTCGGTACCGGGCGGAGAGGCCTGCAAAAATGATCCGTCGCAGTTCGATAAGCTGGTGGAAGCCGTCGATGTATTCGGTATCGACCGCCATTCGTTCGTGATCGGGATCGGCGGTGGCGCCGTACTCGACCTTGTGGGTTATGCGGCCGCTGTTTCGCACCGGGGCATCAAGCTGATCCGCATCCCGACGACGGTTTTGGCCCAGAACGACTCGGGTGTCGGCGTTAAAAACAGCATCAATTTCCACGGCAAAAAGAACTTCCTCGGCACGTTCGCGCCGCCTGTGGCCGTTTTCAACGATCTCACTTGCCTGCGCACGCTCGACGACCGCGACTGGCGGGGAGGCGTCGCGGAAGCGATTAAGGTGGCATTGATCAAAGACGTTACTTTCTTTGAATGGATCGAGGAGCACGCCTCTGCCATTGCCAACCGCGATGAAGAAGCGATGGCTTACCTCATTCACCGGTGCGCGGAAATGCACACCGACCACATTGCCGGCGGCGACCCGTTCGAATTCGGCTCCTCGCGCCCACTCGATTTCGGTCACTGGGCCGCGCATAAGCTCGAATTCCTGACGAATTTCCAGGTCCGTCACGGCGAAGCGGTGGCTATCGGCATTGCATTGGATTGTGTGTATGCCCATAAAATCGGCATGCTGGCCGAAAGCGACCTGAACCGTATTCTGGATGTGCTAGCCAAAGTCGGGTTTGAACTATATCATCCCAAACTGGCCGAAAACGATAAAATCAACCTGCGCAACGGCTTGCAGGAGTTCCGCGAGCACCTCGGCGGCAGGCTCACGATCATGCTGCTTGAAAAGATCGGAAAAGGAGTGGAAGTACATGAACTCGATGCCGACGTCATCGCACAGTCGGTAGATCACCTCGAAAGTTCCAAAATTATTCCCGCATGA
- the eboC gene encoding UbiA-like protein EboC (EboC, a homolog the polyprenyltransferase UbiA, belongs to system of proteins involved in the trafficking of precursor metabolites to an extracytoplasmic compartment so that the biosynthesis of certain natural products, such as scytonemin, can be completed.) — protein MAALKPYLQLTRPANLVTAIADILAGMAIAQFTFSDFSPTLLVLSTLGLYGGGVVMNDVFDAKLDAVERPERPIPSGKVPLAQAAAMGISLLLLGIVAAGAFRMQSGMIAVVIAMLTILYNRLAKHHVFFGPLVMGMCRGGNLILGMSVLPESFQQWAFIAIFPIMYIGAITLISQDEVHGGKKRTLYIAAFLYLAVLAAQLTIAQGKGNLLFTVPFVLLHAWFIFRPLWNAMQNPVGPLIGKAVKAGVISLIVMNASWCAAFGLLPIALAVLALLPLSMYLAKAFAVT, from the coding sequence GTGGCCGCTCTCAAACCTTATTTACAACTGACCCGCCCGGCCAACCTGGTAACCGCCATCGCCGACATCCTGGCCGGTATGGCGATCGCGCAGTTTACTTTCTCCGATTTCTCGCCCACGCTGCTGGTGCTTTCCACGCTTGGCCTTTACGGCGGCGGCGTGGTGATGAACGACGTTTTCGACGCGAAACTCGACGCCGTCGAACGACCCGAGCGGCCTATTCCCAGCGGAAAGGTACCGCTTGCACAAGCTGCTGCGATGGGCATTTCACTATTGCTCCTCGGCATTGTTGCCGCTGGCGCATTCCGTATGCAAAGCGGGATGATCGCGGTCGTGATCGCGATGCTTACTATTTTGTATAACCGTTTGGCCAAACATCATGTTTTTTTCGGCCCGCTCGTGATGGGCATGTGCCGGGGCGGTAACCTCATCCTCGGCATGAGCGTTTTGCCCGAGTCGTTCCAGCAATGGGCATTCATCGCTATTTTCCCGATCATGTACATCGGCGCGATTACGCTGATCAGTCAGGACGAAGTACATGGCGGGAAGAAGCGCACACTATACATCGCGGCGTTTCTTTACCTGGCCGTGCTTGCGGCGCAACTAACCATCGCACAGGGGAAGGGTAATCTTTTGTTCACTGTTCCATTTGTATTGCTGCACGCCTGGTTCATTTTCCGGCCGCTCTGGAATGCCATGCAGAATCCCGTGGGGCCGCTGATCGGCAAGGCGGTGAAAGCCGGGGTTATCTCCCTGATCGTCATGAATGCTTCGTGGTGCGCAGCTTTCGGGCTGCTGCCGATTGCACTTGCGGTGCTGGCATTGCTGCCGCTTTCCATGTATTTAGCAAAGGCATTTGCCGTTACTTAG
- a CDS encoding TatD family hydrolase yields the protein MCANHTEITPNPSHFEDSEEASQAPAHRDIAWNDYKDLIKGMRFFDPHIHMVSRTTDDYQAMNQAGIVALIEPAFWVGQPRTGLSTFKDYYSSLVGWERFRSSQFGIKHYCTMGLNSREANNEPLAEQVMEILPLYIYKEGVVGVGEIGFDDQTPAEEKYYRLQLELAKEAKLPVQIHTPHRDKKKGTERSMAIALEHGIDPSWVIVDHNNEETVKSVLDQGFWAAFTIYPFTKMGNERMVKVVEQYGPERIMINSAADWGISDPLAIPKTAALMKMRGIPDETIRLVTYQNAIDAFGKSGQIDVADFESGYAVDQSEKFHGNSILRGGQQPAPVKDFLVIN from the coding sequence ATGTGCGCTAATCATACAGAAATAACCCCTAACCCTTCGCATTTCGAAGATAGCGAAGAAGCCAGCCAGGCCCCCGCACACCGCGACATCGCCTGGAACGACTACAAGGACCTCATCAAAGGAATGCGCTTTTTCGACCCGCATATCCACATGGTGTCCCGCACCACGGACGACTACCAGGCTATGAACCAGGCCGGTATCGTCGCGCTGATCGAGCCCGCATTCTGGGTAGGGCAACCACGGACGGGATTATCGACATTCAAGGATTATTACAGCAGCCTCGTAGGCTGGGAACGCTTCCGCTCCTCGCAGTTCGGGATAAAGCATTATTGCACCATGGGCCTGAATTCCCGCGAGGCCAACAATGAGCCGTTGGCGGAGCAGGTCATGGAAATCCTTCCGCTGTACATTTATAAAGAGGGCGTCGTGGGTGTAGGAGAAATCGGTTTCGACGACCAGACACCCGCCGAGGAAAAATATTATCGCCTGCAACTCGAACTAGCGAAAGAGGCGAAACTGCCCGTGCAGATCCACACCCCGCACCGCGACAAAAAGAAAGGTACCGAGCGCAGCATGGCCATCGCATTGGAACACGGCATCGACCCGTCGTGGGTGATTGTGGACCATAATAATGAAGAAACCGTGAAAAGTGTGCTCGACCAGGGCTTCTGGGCGGCATTTACTATTTATCCTTTTACCAAAATGGGTAATGAAAGGATGGTAAAAGTAGTGGAACAGTACGGCCCCGAGCGCATTATGATCAATTCCGCCGCCGACTGGGGCATTTCCGATCCGCTGGCGATCCCGAAAACGGCCGCATTGATGAAGATGCGCGGCATTCCCGACGAAACGATCCGGCTTGTGACTTACCAGAATGCGATCGACGCATTCGGTAAAAGCGGGCAGATCGACGTGGCCGATTTCGAATCGGGGTACGCGGTGGACCAATCGGAAAAATTCCATGGTAACAGCATTCTCAGAGGCGGCCAGCAGCCTGCTCCGGTGAAGGACTTTTTAGTGATCAATTAA
- a CDS encoding EboA domain-containing protein, producing the protein MSDIIKQKIWEIIASNTSVTEAEWLQQKGVSMPGVAMPGVATPGVATPIELMTAFVAAPRFLSKKIIHTSDGEKAALNFEIPGFSVDGWSLVRLARVWLLTQLDPSDKEEYVKNIETLFDTAEMNELVALYSALPLLSYPDQWLFRATDAVRSNMGFVFDAIALHNPYPEKYFSELAWNQLVLKTIFNDKPIHLIEGLENRSNEKLAMTLSDFAHERWAAGRGVPAQVWRLTGKYLNQTLLADMQHLFDSEKEEDRKAAALACSEAPLPAAQYLLAKYTDLEKSVKSGALTWADLEH; encoded by the coding sequence ATGTCCGACATCATTAAACAAAAGATTTGGGAGATCATCGCTTCCAACACTTCGGTAACAGAGGCCGAATGGTTGCAGCAGAAAGGCGTATCCATGCCGGGCGTCGCCATGCCGGGCGTCGCCACGCCGGGCGTCGCCACGCCGATTGAACTCATGACCGCCTTCGTGGCAGCTCCCAGGTTTCTTTCCAAAAAAATCATCCACACCTCCGATGGAGAAAAGGCCGCGCTGAACTTCGAAATACCGGGTTTTTCGGTCGACGGCTGGTCGCTCGTGCGGCTCGCCCGTGTATGGCTGCTCACACAACTCGATCCTTCGGATAAGGAGGAATATGTCAAAAACATCGAAACACTCTTCGATACGGCAGAAATGAACGAGCTGGTGGCGCTGTATTCGGCATTGCCGCTGCTATCCTACCCCGACCAGTGGCTTTTCCGTGCGACGGACGCGGTGCGCTCGAATATGGGATTTGTATTCGATGCGATTGCATTGCACAATCCCTACCCGGAAAAATATTTCAGCGAACTGGCCTGGAACCAGCTGGTACTCAAAACGATATTCAACGACAAGCCTATTCATTTGATTGAAGGCCTGGAAAACCGCTCGAACGAGAAGCTGGCAATGACGCTTTCCGACTTTGCGCATGAGCGTTGGGCGGCGGGGCGTGGTGTGCCCGCACAGGTGTGGAGGCTCACGGGAAAGTACCTGAACCAGACGCTCCTGGCCGATATGCAGCATTTATTTGATTCGGAAAAAGAAGAAGACCGTAAAGCGGCCGCTCTAGCATGCAGCGAAGCGCCCCTTCCGGCTGCCCAGTACCTTCTGGCAAAATATACCGATCTGGAAAAATCCGTAAAATCCGGCGCATTGACCTGGGCCGACCTCGAACACTGA